ATCGCCGTTTGTTAAAAACAGCCTCTTCAATTTAGCTACTTCAAGCTTAAGTTCATCTTCTTTCCAAAGTTGTTCTACTTTTTCTGATAGTTCCGGTTCAAAATCATTTGTATCATGATCAAAGAATGGGTCTGTAAAAACGAGGTCTTCTGTTATTTTACAAAGCTCAGGGTTTGAAAATTGCTGTGCTTTTTCTTTCTTTTCAGTTGGACTTAGTCCTAAATCAGATGTTTTAAAGAGAATGTGAGCTAAAAAGGTGCCAATATCTTTTCCTAAATTCGGATAAGAGTCACCTTTAATAAGTCCTGTTCTGGCAATGGAAAGATGCGATAAATCCTCCATAATTGTTAGTGCGAGCGTCTCATTACTGTACAACACCTCAGGAACAAGGTGAGGGGTGAATTTTGCAAATTGCAACAAAGCTTCGCTTTCAATTTTGGCTCGCTTCAGCGTTAATGGCCAGCTTTCTCCCACAACTTTAGCGTATGGTAAAGCTTGCTTTACAATCCATTTTTTCGTGCTGCCTTGAGTGCTCATTTGAAAAACAAGGTTAAGGTTCCCATCGCCAATTTCACGGCATGTTACATGTTCATCTTCAGCAAAAAAATGAAGTTTTTTTAAAAGGGATATAGCGCTTTCTTCTGTTAACGGTTTATAAACATCAAATTGAAAAGTCATAAGAGAAGTAAACCTCCAAAATAGATTTGTTTAATCGGAATTAAGAAGTGAAAGGGAGTAGGGGTGCTTATTCAACAATGAAAAAGCCCCTTTCCTTTATGAAAGAGGCTTGAAGATATGGTCAAACCTCTTATCTTTCAGAAAGGATATTCTTTCTGTTGGAAGTAGCACCGTGCCACTTTTGCGTTCATTTTACACATAATGAACAAATGGTCGGTTGCTGGGCGTCAAAGGGCCAATTCCCTCAGCCAACTCTTGATAAGAGTATATGTGATTTTAAATTGGAAATGAAATAACACTGTTTGAAAAGTATACTAGCAACGATTGTAGATTTTGTCAACACGTAAATTTAAAATTAGGTTGTTTGTTTAGAGCGAGAAAAACTTTTCTTTTTTCATCTTTACAGAAATGAAAGAAGCATATATCATGAATCATTAGAATTTGTAGAATTTTTCGAGAGGTTGTTTATGATGAAAATATTTCAGCAGTCAGATCGTTTAAAAGGTTTACCAGAACAGTTTTTTGCTTCTCTTGTTAAAAAAGTAGCAAAAGAGGCAAGTGAAGGACATGACTTAATTAATTTTGGTCAGGGAAATCCAGATAAGCCGACTCCTGAGCATATTGTAAAGGCGCTTCAAGAAGCAAGTAATAATCCTCACTTTCACGGTTATCCACCTTTTCAAGGCCACGGTTTTTTAAAAGAGGCTGCAGCCTCTTTTTATAAACAAGAATATGGAGTAACAATCGATCCAACAAAAGAAGTAGCCATTTTATTTGGCGGAAAAGCAGGATTGGTTGAAATTCCCCAGTGTTTGCTTAATAAAGGGGATGGTGTCCTTATTCCAGATCCGGGTTATCCGGACTATTTATCAGGGGTTGCGCTAGCTGGCGCAACATTAACTAAAATGCCTTTAACAGAGCAAAATGATTTTTTACCTGACTATAGTTCGCTGTCAGAGGAAGATAAGCAACGTGCTAAGCTGATGTTTTTAAACTATCCAAATAATCCCACAGGTGCTGTTGCTTCAAAAGAGTTTTTTGAAGATACGGTGAGCTTTGCCGACAAAAATGATATCTGTGTTGTTCACGATTTTGCTTATGGAGCAATCGGATTTGATGGCAAGAAGCCAAGAAGTTTTTTGCAAACTGAAGGAGCAAAAGACGTTGGGATTGAGATTTATACGTTTTCTAAAACATTTAATATGGCAGGATGGCGCATTGCTTTTGCAGTTGGAAACGAGAGTGTTATTAAAGCAATTGAACTTTTACAAGATCACCTTTATGTTAGTATTTTTAGTCCTATTCAAAAAGCGGCCGAAGTTGCGCTTCTGCATAGTCATAAAAGTGTTCAGGACCTTTTGTCTCTTTATGAGAGAAGACGTGAAGTTTGGGTAGGAGGATTGCAAAATATCGGATGGGATGTAAAAGCTCCAGCAGGCTCTTTTTTTGCTTGGCTTCGTGTCCCTAAAGGATATACATCAACGGAATTTTCCGATCTACTCTTGAAGAAAGCACATGTTGTGGTAGCTCCTGGAATTGGTTTTGGCGAGCATGGCGAAGGATATGTACGAACAGGATTGCTAACAGAGGAAACGCGAATCCGAGAAGCTATTAAGCGAATTAAGGGATTAGGAATTTTCTAAAAATTATTGACAATCTTTTCTTTGAATGTCATAATCCAAAGTGAATTGACTCATAAACAACTAAACATAAATATAATTCTTATCAAGAGTAGGTGGAGGGAATAAGCCCTGTGAAGCCCGGCAACCGGCTATAAAGTACGGTGCTAAATCTTACAGCAATGCTGAGAGATAAGAGGACCATACAAAACCTCTCTTCAATCAGTGATTGAAGAGAGGTTTTATTTTTACATAAAGAGGTGACGCTACATGAGCGAAGTAATTGCAATATATCATAGCATTTTAAAAAATAGAAAAGTCGAAGAACAGGCAGAAAAGATAGCGTTAGGTCTTACTGTTGGTTCATGGACAGACTTGCCTCTTTTAGAAAGAGAGCAGTTAAAACAACACAAAGGTCGCGTTGTGTATTCAGAAATCATTGGAGAAGAAGAGGGAGGTTATAAAGCAGAAATGGCTATTGCTTATCCTTCTGCTAACTTTTCTCATGACATACCAGCTATTTTAACAACAGTTTTTGGAAAACTTTCTTTAGACGGGAAGATTAAACTTGTTGATCTAAAACTTTCAGAAGAACTAACAAAAGTATTTCCAGGACCTCGCTTTGGCATTGAAGAAATACGTACAAAAATTAATGTGCACAATCGTCCTCTAGTGATGAGTATTTTTAAAGGTGTGATTGGACGTGACATGTCCTATTTAAAAAATCAGCTGAAAAACCAGGCATTAGGTGGCGTAGATTTAATTAAGGATGATGAGATTTTATTTGAAAATAAACTCACACCTTTTGAAAATCGAATTAGTGAAGGGAAGAAAGTACTTGATGATGTTTATGAACAAACAGGGAAAAGAACGCTTTATGCTGTAAACTTATCTGGTAAAACATTCG
The sequence above is a segment of the Priestia filamentosa genome. Coding sequences within it:
- the mtnK gene encoding S-methyl-5-thioribose kinase, which codes for MTFQFDVYKPLTEESAISLLKKLHFFAEDEHVTCREIGDGNLNLVFQMSTQGSTKKWIVKQALPYAKVVGESWPLTLKRAKIESEALLQFAKFTPHLVPEVLYSNETLALTIMEDLSHLSIARTGLIKGDSYPNLGKDIGTFLAHILFKTSDLGLSPTEKKEKAQQFSNPELCKITEDLVFTDPFFDHDTNDFEPELSEKVEQLWKEDELKLEVAKLKRLFLTNGDALIHGDLHTGSIFASEHETKIIDPEFAFYGPFGFDLGHFIANLLFNALRRPPAQTELFGFIHDTWETFSSVFTSLWKEDKNNPFLQVNGYLDYTLRTVWQDALGFAGCEMIRRTIGLAHVADLDTIEESELRIRTKEIALDIGRSLILNRVEIKNVQDLHEFYIENNEFLGNNARTV
- a CDS encoding pyridoxal phosphate-dependent aminotransferase, producing the protein MKIFQQSDRLKGLPEQFFASLVKKVAKEASEGHDLINFGQGNPDKPTPEHIVKALQEASNNPHFHGYPPFQGHGFLKEAAASFYKQEYGVTIDPTKEVAILFGGKAGLVEIPQCLLNKGDGVLIPDPGYPDYLSGVALAGATLTKMPLTEQNDFLPDYSSLSEEDKQRAKLMFLNYPNNPTGAVASKEFFEDTVSFADKNDICVVHDFAYGAIGFDGKKPRSFLQTEGAKDVGIEIYTFSKTFNMAGWRIAFAVGNESVIKAIELLQDHLYVSIFSPIQKAAEVALLHSHKSVQDLLSLYERRREVWVGGLQNIGWDVKAPAGSFFAWLRVPKGYTSTEFSDLLLKKAHVVVAPGIGFGEHGEGYVRTGLLTEETRIREAIKRIKGLGIF
- a CDS encoding 2,3-diketo-5-methylthiopentyl-1-phosphate enolase codes for the protein MSEVIAIYHSILKNRKVEEQAEKIALGLTVGSWTDLPLLEREQLKQHKGRVVYSEIIGEEEGGYKAEMAIAYPSANFSHDIPAILTTVFGKLSLDGKIKLVDLKLSEELTKVFPGPRFGIEEIRTKINVHNRPLVMSIFKGVIGRDMSYLKNQLKNQALGGVDLIKDDEILFENKLTPFENRISEGKKVLDDVYEQTGKRTLYAVNLSGKTFELKDKAKRAKELRADALLFNVYSYGLDVLQALREDEEIGLPIMAHPAFSGAMTSSPFYGVSASLLFGKLNRLAGADFSLFPSPYGSVALDHREAIKTHEYLTENSSLKKGWSVPSAGIHPGLVPLIYDDFGKDTIINAGGGVHGHPNGAVGGGKAFRAAIDAAVSGVTLQEASETSEDLKEAIELWGAKEVVK